One stretch of Nitratiruptor tergarcus DSM 16512 DNA includes these proteins:
- a CDS encoding intermembrane transport protein PqiB: MKKDEIVEVKIKKSEINFVVWIIPVIALLIGGWMIYRYYAKLGPEVVIYFKNSGGLEPKQSFVKFRDVKVGVVERIEILKQKEGVAVYARMNKDVTPFLNEKARFWIVKPEIAIGKVRGLDALVSGSYIQMASEVGGKKKVEFQGLDEAPLDIILQEGRNFWLKSSSSYTLTPGLPVYFKDLEVGSIKKVELDKSGEFVNIYIFVKKPYDSYINSSTKFWNIRGVDINLAANGINLNIGTLSQLLIGGVEFFTPVAKLHEKIDLHHPLWLYPSKESALHKKLGVSQTDYRNFLLRFNKGVGYLQKGAPVKFKGFEIGSVKDIKASVKGGEIDSEVIASIDVAAFKKTSKEGIGPFEEAVKNGLKARLEQSNILTKTLFVNLVFDKKPGALHQIDTNLYLLPTLPVEQNSLIVQIQSLLTKLEKLPIEHSINAFSNLLEKNSEPLRQTLLSLRKSSDAVTKLLDANETKALPKELHTLLKDLQHTLKSYETLAKSYSNNSLFKKQLTKTLEDIDRASKALRKVLLKLDKKPNALIFGD, encoded by the coding sequence GTGAAAAAAGATGAAATTGTTGAAGTAAAAATTAAAAAAAGTGAAATCAATTTTGTTGTATGGATCATTCCTGTCATAGCTCTCCTTATTGGTGGGTGGATGATCTATCGCTACTATGCTAAGCTTGGTCCTGAGGTCGTGATATATTTTAAAAATAGTGGGGGATTGGAACCAAAGCAGTCTTTTGTGAAGTTTCGCGATGTAAAAGTGGGAGTAGTTGAGAGGATTGAGATTCTCAAACAAAAAGAGGGAGTGGCAGTATATGCCCGTATGAATAAAGATGTTACTCCTTTTTTGAATGAGAAGGCGCGATTTTGGATAGTAAAACCAGAGATTGCCATTGGAAAAGTACGGGGACTGGATGCTTTAGTGAGTGGCTCTTACATCCAGATGGCGAGTGAGGTTGGAGGAAAAAAGAAGGTGGAATTTCAAGGTTTGGATGAAGCTCCTCTAGATATTATCTTGCAAGAGGGACGTAACTTTTGGCTCAAATCCTCATCTTCATATACACTGACTCCTGGACTTCCTGTCTATTTTAAAGATCTTGAAGTAGGAAGTATTAAAAAAGTAGAGCTTGATAAGAGTGGAGAGTTTGTCAATATCTATATTTTTGTTAAAAAGCCGTATGATAGCTATATCAACTCCTCTACAAAATTTTGGAATATCAGAGGTGTCGATATCAATCTTGCTGCCAATGGTATCAATCTTAATATTGGTACTCTATCACAACTGCTCATTGGAGGGGTGGAGTTTTTTACTCCTGTTGCCAAGCTGCATGAAAAGATAGATTTGCATCATCCTTTATGGCTCTATCCAAGTAAAGAGAGCGCACTCCATAAGAAGTTAGGAGTCTCTCAAACTGATTATCGCAATTTTCTTCTGCGTTTTAACAAAGGGGTAGGTTATTTGCAAAAAGGTGCTCCTGTAAAATTTAAGGGCTTTGAAATAGGGAGCGTTAAAGATATAAAGGCTTCTGTGAAGGGAGGAGAGATAGATTCAGAAGTCATAGCCTCTATCGATGTAGCAGCATTTAAAAAGACTTCCAAAGAAGGCATTGGACCTTTTGAAGAGGCTGTCAAAAATGGTCTTAAAGCAAGACTGGAACAATCAAATATTTTAACAAAAACGCTTTTCGTTAATCTCGTATTCGATAAAAAGCCAGGTGCTTTGCATCAGATAGACACAAATCTCTATCTCTTACCTACTTTGCCTGTAGAGCAAAATAGTCTCATAGTGCAGATTCAATCTCTACTTACAAAACTTGAAAAACTCCCAATAGAGCATAGTATAAATGCATTTTCAAATCTTTTAGAAAAAAATAGTGAGCCTCTTCGTCAGACTCTTCTCTCTTTGCGTAAAAGTTCTGATGCAGTGACAAAACTGTTAGATGCAAATGAAACCAAAGCGTTGCCAAAAGAGCTTCACACACTTCTTAAAGATTTACAACATACACTTAAATCGTATGAAACCCTAGCAAAAAGCTACTCCAATAACTCCTTATTTAAAAAGCAGCTTACAAAAACTCTTGAAGATATTGATAGAGCTAGTAAGGCGCTGCGTAAGGTACTACTGAAATTAGATAAAAAACCAAATGCTTTGATTTTTGGAGATTAG
- a CDS encoding paraquat-inducible protein A: MKYIRCPFCGAVNEDVPKCRRCDQTIFLQRKASLQKALALLIAAIAFYIPANIYPILQTSKFSNTYGSTIIEGVIQMFQAGDYPVALIILVASVIIPLTKFIVLFYIIYALWKADCKSVRQKIFLYHLIEITGPWSLIDVFVVIILVALIHFKNIAIIPGVGATSFAIMVVLTILSASSIDERLIGEECEKR, encoded by the coding sequence ATGAAATATATTCGTTGCCCTTTTTGTGGTGCTGTGAATGAAGATGTGCCAAAATGTAGAAGGTGTGATCAAACTATTTTTTTACAGCGCAAAGCTTCGCTCCAGAAAGCTTTGGCACTGCTCATTGCAGCAATTGCATTTTATATTCCAGCAAATATCTATCCAATTTTGCAAACAAGTAAGTTTTCCAATACCTATGGGAGCACTATTATTGAAGGTGTGATACAGATGTTTCAAGCAGGTGATTATCCAGTAGCTCTCATAATACTTGTAGCATCGGTAATAATTCCTCTTACTAAATTTATCGTGCTTTTTTATATCATTTATGCGCTATGGAAGGCTGATTGCAAAAGCGTGCGCCAAAAGATTTTTCTCTATCATCTCATTGAAATTACAGGGCCTTGGTCATTGATAGATGTATTTGTGGTTATTATTTTGGTTGCTTTGATACATTTTAAGAATATAGCTATAATACCAGGAGTTGGGGCTACATCTTTTGCGATAATGGTAGTGTTGACGATACTCAGTGCCTCATCAATTGATGAGAGGCTTATTGGAGAGGAATGTGAAAAAAGATGA
- a CDS encoding paraquat-inducible protein A, which translates to MNNLKDLTICPRCQTLHKKLPLSKKEEAHCANCNARLYKNYTDLPQRALALSLAALIFFTIASTFPIVQIDFAGSFSSVNLLDAIWQLLHEGYIFMALFAFLVLFLFPLLLMGTLFIFSLLLVMKKRVFAKWVLQFMTLLSRWSMLDIFFVSILVAMVKIYEYAHIHFGLAFWAMAFFVLLEIYLTRYIKIEQYWDLWEEV; encoded by the coding sequence ATGAATAACTTAAAAGATCTCACTATCTGTCCTCGATGTCAAACGCTCCATAAGAAGCTGCCATTAAGCAAAAAAGAAGAGGCACACTGTGCAAACTGCAATGCAAGACTTTATAAAAATTATACAGATCTTCCCCAAAGAGCTTTAGCATTGAGTTTAGCTGCACTTATCTTTTTTACTATTGCCTCTACTTTTCCTATTGTCCAGATCGATTTTGCAGGGAGTTTTTCTTCTGTTAATCTTTTAGATGCTATTTGGCAACTGCTCCATGAAGGATACATTTTTATGGCACTTTTTGCTTTTTTAGTGCTTTTTCTCTTTCCTTTGCTGCTTATGGGAACTCTATTTATATTTTCATTATTATTAGTGATGAAAAAAAGAGTTTTTGCTAAATGGGTTTTGCAGTTTATGACGCTATTGAGCCGTTGGAGTATGCTCGATATCTTCTTTGTCTCTATTCTCGTTGCTATGGTAAAAATCTATGAGTATGCACATATCCATTTTGGACTGGCTTTTTGGGCAATGGCGTTTTTTGTACTGCTTGAGATTTATCTGACGCGCTACATAAAAATTGAGCAGTACTGGGATTTATGGGAAGAGGTATGA
- a CDS encoding DUF2853 family protein: protein MNKLEEKIALYKEKMKEIEPNFDEELLEKITRSLGPSIYKKDSEIVSCSSESELERVRKNFLKMKLGLDKSDEELDKAIKEVCEKMGSSNRNKYRALFYYFLVKKFNKESLYI, encoded by the coding sequence ATGAATAAGCTTGAAGAAAAGATAGCTCTTTATAAAGAGAAGATGAAAGAGATCGAGCCAAATTTTGATGAAGAGCTTCTTGAAAAGATAACAAGAAGTCTTGGCCCTTCAATCTATAAAAAAGATTCTGAAATAGTCTCTTGCTCAAGCGAGAGTGAACTTGAACGAGTACGCAAAAATTTTCTTAAAATGAAACTAGGTCTTGATAAAAGTGATGAAGAGCTTGATAAGGCTATCAAAGAGGTTTGTGAAAAAATGGGAAGCTCTAATCGCAATAAGTATCGTGCACTTTTTTACTACTTTCTTGTGAAAAAATTTAATAAAGAGTCCCTCTATATCTAA
- a CDS encoding ATP-binding protein, translating into MQELFEKLGLFYLGKQVDQKGEETGLLELIKSKDFTTHAAIIGMTGSGKTGLGIGLLEEAAIDKIPALIIDPKGDMGNLLLTFKNLSAKEFAPWVDPLEAQKSGLSIEEYAAKISSMWKEGIESFYQDASRIKRLKNAADFTIYTPGSSAGVQLSILSSFDAPSKEIRDDIDSYSYLLSSSASSLLALLGKNQEKASNEFILLCNILDFYWKKGASITLEELIANIINPPFKKIGVLPLEGFYPVRERTQLALQLNNLISSPSFSNWIVGEPLDIAKLLYTDEGKPRLSIMYISHLNDNERMFFVTFLLNKLISWMRTQSGTSTLRALLYMDEIFGYFPPNANPPSKEPMLLLLKQARAFGIGAVLSTQNPVDIDYKGLANIGTWFLGRLQTKQDIARVIDGLLKNSPDALDKQTIEKILSNLPKRTFLLRSIHKENLEIFKTRWVLSYLKGPLSKEEVAKLMAPKKKQTDRTTQQQKQKITHTPSLSLKALVPQGVTQLFEIYNPGVASFNFLPFIRTQATLHYYSAPRGIDFTQELCYEFEAENISLADTEPCDAKELSTQAPSNAMYADLPSELLQKSGWTALKKRLRDELYLKKRLTLYKIPKLGIESHLDESLEDFQARARALLRDLQEQERKDPKTLR; encoded by the coding sequence ATGCAAGAGCTTTTTGAAAAACTAGGTCTTTTTTACCTTGGTAAGCAAGTAGATCAAAAAGGGGAAGAGACAGGACTATTAGAGCTCATAAAAAGCAAAGATTTTACCACCCACGCCGCTATCATCGGCATGACAGGTAGCGGCAAAACCGGTCTTGGTATCGGGCTCCTTGAAGAGGCTGCAATCGATAAGATCCCAGCTCTCATTATAGATCCAAAAGGTGATATGGGCAATCTGCTCTTAACTTTTAAGAACCTCTCTGCTAAAGAGTTTGCGCCATGGGTAGATCCACTTGAGGCACAAAAAAGCGGTCTTAGCATCGAAGAGTATGCTGCAAAAATTTCTTCTATGTGGAAAGAGGGGATAGAGAGCTTTTACCAAGACGCATCGCGCATAAAGCGACTGAAAAATGCTGCCGACTTTACAATATATACGCCGGGCAGCAGCGCAGGTGTACAACTCTCAATTCTCTCCTCTTTTGATGCACCAAGCAAAGAGATACGTGATGATATCGATAGCTATAGCTATCTCCTCTCATCAAGTGCCAGCTCACTCCTTGCACTCCTTGGCAAAAATCAAGAAAAAGCTTCAAATGAATTCATACTTCTATGCAATATTCTCGATTTTTACTGGAAAAAAGGGGCAAGTATAACTCTTGAAGAGCTTATCGCCAATATCATTAATCCCCCTTTTAAAAAGATAGGAGTCTTACCTCTCGAGGGATTTTATCCAGTAAGGGAGCGCACGCAATTGGCTTTACAGCTCAACAATCTCATCTCTAGCCCTTCTTTTAGCAACTGGATAGTGGGAGAGCCTCTAGATATTGCAAAACTCCTCTACACTGATGAGGGAAAACCGCGTCTGAGCATTATGTATATTTCCCACCTCAATGACAATGAACGTATGTTTTTTGTCACTTTCTTGCTCAATAAACTCATATCCTGGATGCGCACGCAAAGTGGAACATCTACCCTTCGAGCGCTTCTCTATATGGATGAGATTTTTGGCTATTTCCCTCCAAATGCAAATCCTCCATCCAAAGAGCCGATGCTGCTTCTTCTCAAGCAGGCACGTGCTTTTGGTATAGGAGCAGTGCTCTCTACTCAAAACCCAGTAGATATCGACTACAAGGGTTTGGCAAATATCGGTACATGGTTTTTGGGAAGATTGCAAACAAAACAGGATATTGCCCGCGTCATTGATGGACTTTTAAAAAATAGTCCTGATGCACTCGATAAGCAGACCATAGAAAAGATTTTATCCAATCTTCCAAAACGCACATTCTTGCTGCGCAGTATCCACAAAGAAAATCTTGAGATATTCAAAACTAGATGGGTGCTCAGTTACCTCAAAGGACCACTGAGTAAAGAGGAAGTGGCAAAACTGATGGCTCCTAAAAAAAAGCAAACAGACAGAACCACACAACAGCAAAAACAAAAAATCACTCATACCCCTTCTCTCTCTCTCAAAGCCTTAGTACCTCAAGGAGTTACACAACTCTTTGAGATCTACAATCCAGGTGTAGCATCTTTTAACTTTTTACCCTTTATACGTACACAAGCAACACTGCACTACTATAGTGCCCCAAGAGGTATAGATTTTACTCAAGAGCTTTGCTATGAGTTTGAGGCAGAAAATATCAGCCTTGCAGATACAGAGCCATGTGATGCAAAAGAGTTGAGCACACAAGCTCCATCAAATGCTATGTATGCAGATCTTCCATCAGAACTTTTACAAAAAAGTGGGTGGACAGCTCTTAAAAAAAGATTGCGCGATGAGCTCTATCTCAAAAAACGCCTTACTCTTTACAAAATACCCAAACTTGGTATCGAATCACATCTGGATGAATCTCTTGAAGATTTCCAAGCAAGAGCAAGAGCACTTTTACGCGATTTACAAGAGCAAGAGAGAAAAGATCCAAAAACGCTACGATAG
- a CDS encoding serpin family protein: MRHLWLLFVLVFSLFAEFHPLSLQYRSFNLSGKFKYFAFYPETSQNSAYNWVYETPRGNCYRLHGVTPSRTNVFGWKKINLSCDTPPVWLFYYIGDLDNDGDTRFDFIAISADTKNKRVYRLLPVEPGDFFRYEDLGFFNYTLLPNSISFSQGFIKYLGLKRNHEYRNLPKFQVFTHYQEAKDAGFDYPIDFTSYKLLLYKIVQTSGSNRIIFKDPQFFGGVIKIPVKIIRPEIGTADMAYYIAAFAVSKDTQKVVFDYGNREDVALLQQITSCDDEPQAPVCGLKQIECITTPCEPLQQTYPNYCVLKADSQARFLHSGSCENIKETNRTKLATSIYQFGMHLTQKLYDGQNLFISPFSIVGVLDMLYFGAHDESRTQIRKALDYPSNLAIGDSYEELQKQLQVRDATLAVANAAWVEQKFHLYKSYRYLIEDLFDASIYSANFLEKSEEVRQEINSWVEEKTHEKIKDLLPQGSVQQDTRMVLVNALYFYGKWQKEFNKTKTEKEPFYVASQESIQVDMMNMEGDFNVSEMDGFRALELPYKNAELSMWLFLPNEDFNIQGLLENLSKTSMQQINSTKREMFDVLFKMPKFKLTWGTKNIVEELQALGIVDIFDPVRADLSLLGKPINPNANLFVSGIFHKTFIEVTEEGSEAAAATATTIVETSAQIPPVYTFYCDKPFVFMIVHNKTLTPLFMGVVSRP; this comes from the coding sequence ATGAGACATTTATGGTTACTGTTTGTGCTGGTTTTTTCGCTATTTGCTGAATTTCATCCTTTAAGTTTACAATATAGGAGTTTTAATCTTTCTGGGAAATTCAAATATTTTGCTTTTTATCCCGAAACTTCTCAAAATAGTGCCTATAACTGGGTTTATGAGACACCCAGAGGAAACTGCTATAGATTGCATGGTGTAACGCCAAGCCGAACTAATGTTTTTGGCTGGAAAAAGATAAATCTCTCTTGCGATACTCCACCAGTGTGGCTTTTTTACTACATTGGAGATCTTGATAATGATGGGGATACGCGGTTTGATTTTATTGCTATTTCTGCAGACACAAAAAACAAGAGAGTATATAGATTGCTTCCAGTGGAGCCAGGAGACTTTTTTCGCTATGAAGATTTAGGATTTTTTAATTACACGCTTTTACCAAACTCGATAAGTTTCTCTCAAGGCTTTATTAAATATTTGGGATTAAAACGCAATCACGAATATAGAAATCTGCCAAAGTTTCAGGTATTTACTCACTACCAAGAGGCAAAAGATGCAGGGTTTGATTATCCTATCGATTTTACAAGTTACAAGCTGCTTTTGTATAAAATAGTGCAAACAAGCGGTTCAAATCGCATTATTTTTAAGGATCCACAATTTTTTGGTGGTGTGATAAAGATCCCAGTAAAAATTATACGACCAGAGATTGGCACTGCCGACATGGCATATTACATAGCTGCTTTTGCAGTGAGTAAAGATACACAAAAAGTGGTCTTTGATTATGGCAACAGAGAAGATGTAGCTTTACTGCAGCAAATAACTTCTTGTGATGATGAACCGCAAGCACCAGTATGTGGGTTGAAGCAGATTGAATGCATTACAACACCTTGTGAACCGCTACAACAGACATATCCCAACTACTGTGTACTCAAAGCAGATTCACAGGCTCGCTTTTTGCATAGTGGATCATGTGAAAATATCAAAGAGACAAACAGAACAAAACTTGCAACATCTATCTATCAATTTGGCATGCATCTAACACAAAAGCTTTACGATGGGCAAAATCTTTTTATCTCTCCTTTTAGTATTGTAGGGGTGTTGGATATGCTCTACTTTGGAGCTCATGATGAGAGTCGCACGCAAATAAGAAAAGCTTTAGACTATCCATCAAATCTTGCCATTGGCGATTCGTATGAAGAGCTGCAAAAGCAGCTGCAGGTTCGTGATGCTACACTGGCTGTTGCAAATGCTGCATGGGTAGAGCAAAAATTTCATCTTTATAAAAGTTATCGCTATTTGATAGAGGATCTCTTTGATGCTTCCATTTATAGTGCAAACTTTTTAGAAAAAAGCGAAGAGGTACGCCAAGAGATAAATAGTTGGGTTGAAGAGAAGACGCATGAGAAGATCAAAGACCTCTTACCACAAGGATCAGTACAACAAGATACAAGAATGGTGCTTGTCAATGCCCTTTATTTTTATGGCAAATGGCAAAAGGAGTTCAATAAAACAAAAACAGAAAAAGAGCCTTTTTATGTTGCATCGCAAGAGAGTATCCAAGTGGATATGATGAATATGGAGGGTGATTTTAATGTTAGTGAAATGGATGGATTTCGTGCGCTAGAGTTGCCCTATAAAAATGCAGAGCTGAGCATGTGGCTCTTTTTGCCAAATGAAGATTTTAATATACAAGGACTTTTAGAAAATCTCTCCAAAACATCTATGCAGCAAATTAATAGTACAAAAAGAGAGATGTTTGATGTACTGTTTAAAATGCCAAAATTTAAACTCACTTGGGGGACAAAAAATATTGTTGAAGAGTTGCAAGCATTGGGTATTGTAGATATTTTTGATCCTGTACGTGCTGACCTCTCTTTACTTGGCAAGCCTATCAATCCAAATGCAAATCTTTTTGTAAGTGGTATCTTTCACAAAACTTTCATTGAAGTAACAGAAGAGGGAAGTGAAGCCGCAGCAGCCACAGCCACTACTATAGTAGAGACATCAGCGCAGATACCACCTGTTTATACTTTCTATTGCGACAAACCTTTTGTTTTTATGATTGTGCACAATAAAACCCTTACACCTCTTTTTATGGGTGTAGTGAGCAGGCCTTAG
- the trpA gene encoding tryptophan synthase subunit alpha, whose amino-acid sequence MKRLVGYITSGYPDKNFTIDLILAMKEKGLDSVELGIPFSDPVADGPVIEEANMRALQKGFKFADVLDITRAVANEVDTLWMGYFNPFYHRGVQRSIDEAKELGTSGFIIPDLPYEEAIAYKPLFDEKGIALIDFVAPTDTKERIEIICKDARKFIYLVAYAGITGAQKSEDLSQIIAWIRETTETPVYIGFGVNEKTAKEKAKDVDGVIVGSAFVKILLDEALTNSQKIAKIAELSGKIKELINS is encoded by the coding sequence GTGAAGAGACTCGTAGGCTACATAACAAGTGGATATCCCGATAAGAATTTTACTATCGATCTCATTTTGGCCATGAAAGAAAAGGGGCTTGATAGTGTGGAACTGGGTATTCCTTTTAGCGACCCTGTCGCCGATGGTCCTGTGATCGAAGAGGCAAATATGAGGGCATTGCAAAAGGGGTTTAAATTTGCTGATGTACTCGATATTACACGCGCTGTAGCCAACGAGGTGGATACATTGTGGATGGGTTATTTCAATCCTTTTTACCATAGAGGTGTGCAAAGAAGCATAGATGAAGCAAAAGAGTTGGGAACAAGTGGTTTTATTATTCCAGATCTTCCTTATGAAGAGGCGATTGCATATAAACCACTTTTTGATGAAAAGGGTATTGCACTTATTGATTTTGTTGCACCAACAGATACAAAAGAGCGTATTGAAATTATCTGCAAAGATGCGAGGAAATTTATCTATCTTGTTGCATATGCTGGAATTACTGGAGCACAAAAGAGTGAAGATCTCTCTCAAATAATTGCATGGATCCGAGAGACTACCGAAACTCCAGTCTATATAGGGTTTGGCGTGAATGAAAAGACAGCAAAAGAGAAAGCAAAAGATGTAGACGGGGTTATTGTTGGAAGTGCTTTTGTAAAAATTTTACTAGATGAAGCCTTGACAAATAGCCAAAAAATTGCTAAAATAGCCGAGCTTTCAGGAAAGATTAAGGAATTAATCAACTCCTAG
- the panB gene encoding 3-methyl-2-oxobutanoate hydroxymethyltransferase: protein MAKKHTIDTIKAAKNSEKLVMITAYDALFAKLFSPLVDMILVGDSLNMIFAAKPDTLSASMEQMLYHTQAVCAGAPESFTIFDMPYGSYTNKKDALKNAIRVYQESYADAVKLEGGKEKCHIVSHLTKNGIAVMGHIGLLPQHVRGAGGYKVANNKDKLIEDAKALEDAGVFAIILEGVKADIAKDITASVEVPVIGIGAGKDVDGQVLVWSDMLGFFEDFKPKFVKRYLNGAKLVKEAVAAYAQEVKNGRFPTKDYSY, encoded by the coding sequence ATGGCGAAAAAGCACACAATTGATACTATCAAAGCTGCTAAAAATAGTGAAAAACTCGTCATGATTACTGCATACGATGCTCTTTTTGCAAAGCTTTTTTCACCTTTAGTAGATATGATCTTAGTAGGTGATAGCCTCAATATGATTTTTGCAGCCAAACCAGATACCCTCTCTGCTTCAATGGAGCAGATGCTCTATCATACCCAAGCTGTATGTGCAGGCGCGCCTGAAAGTTTTACTATTTTTGATATGCCTTATGGCAGCTATACGAACAAAAAAGATGCGCTCAAAAATGCTATAAGAGTCTATCAAGAGAGTTATGCTGATGCAGTAAAACTAGAAGGCGGTAAAGAAAAGTGCCATATTGTCTCCCATCTTACCAAAAATGGTATTGCTGTCATGGGTCATATCGGGCTCTTACCACAGCATGTGCGAGGAGCAGGCGGATACAAAGTAGCAAACAATAAAGATAAACTCATAGAAGATGCAAAAGCACTCGAGGATGCAGGAGTATTTGCCATTATTTTAGAGGGCGTTAAAGCTGACATTGCCAAAGATATCACTGCAAGTGTAGAAGTTCCTGTCATTGGTATAGGAGCTGGAAAAGATGTCGATGGACAAGTACTTGTATGGAGCGATATGCTAGGATTTTTTGAAGATTTCAAGCCAAAATTTGTCAAGCGCTACCTCAATGGGGCAAAACTTGTCAAAGAGGCTGTAGCGGCGTATGCGCAAGAGGTCAAAAACGGTAGATTTCCTACAAAGGATTATAGCTACTGA
- the ruvB gene encoding Holliday junction branch migration DNA helicase RuvB yields MERIIEVEKFSEESSFENRLRPATWNEYIGQEKIKKNLKVFIEAAKKRGESLDHILFFGPPGLGKTTLANIIASQMQSNIKITAAPMIEKSGDLAAILTNLEEGDILFIDEIHRLSPAIEEILYPAMEDFRLDIIIGSGPAAQTIKIDLPRFTLIGATTRAGMLSSPLRDRFGMHFRLEFYTPEELSRIIDNAAKKLGKSIEEDAAVEIAKRSRGTPRIALRLLKRVRDFADVADEEKILHNRTLEALEALGVDERGFDELDLRLLKLLAEAKGKPLGLSTIAAALSEDEGTIEDVIEPFLLANGFIERTARGRVATLKTYELLKLSPNIQSTLF; encoded by the coding sequence ATGGAACGTATAATAGAAGTAGAAAAATTTAGTGAAGAATCAAGCTTTGAAAACAGACTGCGACCCGCTACGTGGAATGAATATATTGGTCAAGAAAAGATCAAAAAAAATCTCAAAGTTTTTATTGAAGCAGCAAAGAAAAGAGGTGAAAGCCTCGATCATATCCTCTTTTTTGGTCCGCCTGGACTTGGTAAAACCACACTTGCTAATATCATAGCAAGCCAGATGCAAAGCAATATTAAAATCACAGCTGCCCCGATGATTGAAAAGAGCGGTGACTTGGCAGCAATCCTTACCAATCTTGAAGAGGGAGATATCCTCTTTATTGATGAAATTCATAGACTCTCGCCAGCAATTGAAGAGATCCTCTATCCAGCTATGGAAGATTTTAGACTCGACATTATTATTGGAAGTGGTCCTGCAGCACAGACTATCAAAATCGATCTACCTCGTTTTACTCTCATAGGTGCAACAACACGTGCAGGAATGCTTAGCTCTCCTTTGCGCGATCGTTTTGGGATGCATTTTCGCTTAGAGTTTTATACTCCCGAAGAACTCTCTCGTATCATTGATAATGCTGCAAAAAAACTTGGCAAAAGTATTGAAGAAGACGCTGCAGTTGAGATAGCAAAACGTAGCCGGGGTACTCCTCGAATAGCTCTACGCCTCCTCAAACGTGTAAGAGATTTTGCAGATGTAGCCGATGAAGAGAAAATCCTCCATAACCGTACACTTGAAGCACTGGAGGCTTTAGGAGTAGATGAGCGTGGATTTGATGAATTGGATCTGCGCCTTCTTAAGCTGCTTGCAGAAGCAAAAGGCAAACCTTTGGGTCTTAGTACTATTGCAGCAGCTTTAAGCGAAGATGAAGGCACTATTGAAGATGTGATTGAACCATTTTTGCTAGCCAATGGTTTTATTGAGCGTACAGCAAGAGGAAGAGTAGCAACTCTCAAAACCTATGAGCTACTTAAGCTCTCACCAAATATCCAATCAACACTTTTTTAG
- a CDS encoding AI-2E family transporter yields MKPIHFLGILIVVIGYYLFKVFSPFIGNITIATLLALATYKIHRFLLLKFPGRILPALLSTIILGVLFFAPLIYIITNAATFVAQIDFTHLKQTITETKKLIESTIASQNWLSSINMHEYTAQLDVNKIINWLISTATFLGTKSANFIKDTLLILIFYFFANLYGKDLLQYFQRIIPLRSEDSITIFENLTGVMGVVFNSIIATAIFEGALFGIIAHIYGYNGLLFGILYGFSSLIPVVGGMLMWLPVSIDLYFSGNTSGAIVLALYSIIVISVIADTFIKPIIIKYIDDIMSEEEHTRVNELLIFFSIIAGLSSYGFWGMIIGPAVITLMISVLNLYPKLALKS; encoded by the coding sequence ATGAAACCTATCCATTTTCTTGGAATTTTAATTGTTGTCATAGGCTACTATCTTTTTAAAGTCTTCTCACCCTTTATTGGCAATATCACCATAGCCACTCTTCTTGCACTCGCTACGTACAAAATACATCGCTTTTTGCTATTAAAATTTCCAGGGAGAATCTTACCAGCACTTTTAAGCACTATAATACTTGGTGTGCTCTTTTTTGCACCACTTATCTACATCATTACAAATGCTGCTACTTTTGTGGCACAAATCGACTTTACTCACCTCAAACAAACAATCACAGAGACAAAAAAGTTGATAGAGTCAACTATTGCCTCCCAAAACTGGCTCTCCTCTATTAATATGCACGAGTATACCGCGCAACTTGATGTCAATAAAATTATCAATTGGCTCATCTCTACTGCTACATTTTTGGGAACCAAAAGTGCAAATTTTATAAAAGATACGCTTTTGATACTTATTTTTTACTTTTTTGCAAATCTCTATGGAAAAGATCTGCTCCAATATTTTCAACGCATTATCCCATTGCGTTCTGAAGACAGCATTACCATCTTTGAAAACCTTACGGGCGTAATGGGGGTCGTATTCAATTCAATCATTGCTACTGCTATTTTTGAAGGAGCACTTTTTGGAATTATTGCCCACATTTATGGATACAACGGTCTTCTTTTTGGGATCCTCTATGGCTTTTCATCTTTGATACCGGTAGTTGGCGGGATGCTGATGTGGCTGCCTGTGAGTATAGATCTCTACTTTAGTGGCAACACCTCTGGAGCTATAGTGTTGGCACTCTACTCCATCATAGTTATATCTGTTATTGCAGATACATTTATAAAACCTATCATTATTAAATATATTGATGATATCATGAGTGAAGAGGAGCACACCCGCGTCAATGAGCTTCTTATATTCTTCTCAATTATTGCAGGGCTCTCTAGCTATGGCTTTTGGGGCATGATTATAGGACCTGCAGTTATTACACTTATGATAAGTGTACTTAACCTCTATCCAAAACTTGCCCTGAAGAGTTAA